The window TACAAAAATATCCATCTTTAGAAACAAAACTCTTGCTGGTGAGCATAGATGTCGCATAAATATAATACcgtacataaaaattaaaaaaacggAAGGTTTTTCTGTTAAGGTTttgtgggaaaaaaaaatctttcacTTATgttatgttcttgagtttttttaagggATGAAAAGAAAGGAATTCAAATGATCTTGAAAcaatttgtgttcttgagttttttttaaggtggAAGAGAAGGGAAATGATAAGAATTGGAGTGATAATttagttgattttattccttaAATCTTCCTcccacttttgggatgattAGAAAGGATTGATTATCTTCTAAtctcatctttttttttcttttaataaggAACTTAAGAACATAACATCAGAGTTAacagttttatttaatttaattatattaatattaatattaatttatttaatcatttcAACCATTTCAGAAGATTTACTTACAGGTAAAGTACCAAACTACCCAGATTATTTCAAAACGTTTTGGCCATTAACCAGCCCAATATAATGGTAGTTAATCAATCTATATAGAACTTCgaaattttcatttaatttttattttagaacagcaaaaaaaaagaaattcatttaatttatttctcTATTAACTTTTTAGTACAACTAGCATGATACTTGCGTAATGTTCGTGGTGGTTATGGCAATGACGATTGGTGATGGTGGCGAGGTTGAGTGATATAGACTGATTAAATGTAATTCATGTAAATATggtaatagagatattttaaaaaatatgatttaaaatgtaaattgataagataagagtttaatttataaattaatctaAGGACAAAAATGATCATTTTAATTGGGACATTTCAACATTGAGAATAATTTATATGGATCATCTTAATCATTGAAATCTAATCGAAGGATCAAAATCATTGTAATTTAACCTTTCAATATGAAAATAACTTCAGCATTTGTGAAGGTGGATTAATAGAGATATTTCGAGAGTTCTGATTTCTAGGTATATGTGTAATTTAAAAGTAGGAATAGAATAAAATACcgttaaaaaattttttaaggaactcttcatttaatttttatatagcaGGATCTAGATTCAACATTTCAACATCAATCCTTTTTGAATTTGGGTATTATTCAttatttaaactaaattaatGGTTCCATGTCTTGTTCACCTCTTTCACCATCaaaatacataaacaaattGTTAATCAATAAATCAATCTTTCTTTACAGGAGAGTAAAGGTATAGCTGGTGACGATTAAATTATATCATGTCTCAGTTTATCATTCACCCATTTATATAACGTAATGAtcctttatataaaaaatttcattGTCATACACAAAATGTATAACACACTAAATAAATGGTCAgagtcaacatctcgttgtctaggggaCGTGTAAGACTTCactattatacggtgaggtttctcAGATGTCGCATACTTTCttgttgtctagggtacgtgcaaggcttcactattatacggtgaagtttcTCGACcgaatgtttttaaaaaaaaaaaaaaatggtcatgAAGTGTGGTgctgaattttttaaaattgatttataCACTCTATCCAATATCCACACTGCACTTATAAAAAGATTTTCCTTATTAAAAAATACTGTAAAAATCAATAAACACTAAATCACTCACTTGCTATGATATATCTACCTCATGCACCTCTAGTTTATCTCTACCACTCTGCTAGATTCTCACCAAAATCCTTTGTTAGATCTAACAGAATTACACACACTTGTCACACCTTTAACTATGTGTTCGTGAAAATCTCACAATTTTGTAACAATGAACAAAATCCATTATCTGGGTTTTGACTACCGTTGACTAGATAGTGTTTTACAATGAAGAGATCAGTTCGTCCCATTTTCAGTGTATTGTTTCTAGCGGCAGCTGCCTTCACTCTTTGCTTCAGAATTCTGGTCACCGGCGGCTCCGGCGCCGGAGAGTTCTTTTACAGGACCACTGGAGTAGAACTACAGAAGCGTTTGCCGGTATTTAATGAGACATTATTGAAGTTTGCTAGTGTTGATTTGGCTGAAACTTCATTGAGGCAAAACGTCGAACAGTTGGTGGGTGGTAATTTTAGAGGGTTAGAAAATGGGCGGCAAAGGTCTTTCTTGATGTCAGGGAAGTACAGGATTGATATACGTGTTAGGTCGGCCAAAGGGGTTCCGGTGAATCTCCGGTCGCCGGAGATTTACCGGCTGTGGTTGGATTTCCGGCGGTATTTACAGAAGTGGTGGAGAAATCATCGATTTCGGGCTGATATAATGTCGGATATGGCGAATGTGGTCAAGATTTTAGAAGGGGGTGGAAATGGGACTGTTTTTGAAAAAGGGTCAAAGTTTAAATCTTGTGCAGTTGTGGGAAATAGTGGGATTTTGTTAAAATCTAATCTTGGTAATGTGATTGATGAGCATGAGTTTGTGATCAGGTTGAATAACGCTAGAACGAGCGGTTTTGAACGTATTGTAGGTACGAAAACGAGCCTTTCGTTTGTTAATAGTAACATTTTGCATTTGTGTGCtagaaaagaaagttgtttttgtCACCCTTATGGTGAAAAAGTACCTATAATGATGTACATGTGTCAAATGATGCATTTTCTTGATTATGTTGTGTGTAACGCGACACATAAGGCGCCTTTGATGATAACTGACCCCCAATTTGATGTGTTGTGTGCACGAATTGTAAAGTATTATTCAGTGTCAAGGTTTGTTAAAGAAACCGGGAAGCCGTTAGAAGATTGGGCTGGTTCACATGATGGGTCTAATTTCCATTATTCGTCGGGTATGCAAGCTGTTATGCTTGCATTGGGGATTTGTGATCAAGTTAGTATTTTTGGGTTTGGGAAGTCGGACGTTGCTAAGCATCATTATCATACTAATCAGAAAAAGGAGCTTCATTTGCATGATTATGAAGCGGAGTATGATTTGTATCGGGATCTTGTGGAGAGACCTGAGGCAGTTCCATTCATATCAGATACGTTCAAGTTCCCTCCTGTTGTTATACATAAATGACACGTTTTATACTACACGATTGAATTAGTTTTTTGTGAGAATTGCATTGTAAGTGTCCCTTAAAGGGAACCAGATAATACTAGTAATAGAATGGTAAAGGAATACAAATTGTATGTAACATCAAATTTGAAGAAATCAAATGTTTCTTGTTGGCATATGGATTTAGTTCCTTTTATGTTCATTTGATCTTTTGTTGCTTTAAAGAGCACAAGCTTTCTGCATAACATGCCTATGCGATTATATATCTATGCATAGAATGGGATTCAAACTGTATAGGGAAAGAAGTGAAATTTTTTTGTATGTTCTTTCAAGTATAGGTCAACAGATGAATCAACACGTCCACTTTGACAATTGTCCTCCTTAACTACATAGTTATGAAGTGAGGGGGTATGTATTACTATCGCGAAAACGTTATTGTTCTTTCTATATTTACGTTAAAAATTGAATGCAAAATCTGTAAGGTAAACACATGCCCACAAGAAACTTCTTAATAGATCTGTGTCTGCCATGATGTATGTTGTCTCAGCATCAGCATAAGCGTCAGTGAccaaaaataaatcaataagCCTATAAATACGTAGGCGCCTCTCCCAAGTCGATTTGGAAAACATCCTGGAAGATTTCATGTTTTACAAAATCTAAAATGCAGGGAAGACAAAGTTAGACCAAGTCTCCATGTACTCAAGGCTGTGCAT is drawn from Erigeron canadensis isolate Cc75 chromosome 9, C_canadensis_v1, whole genome shotgun sequence and contains these coding sequences:
- the LOC122582342 gene encoding beta-1,6-galactosyltransferase GALT29A-like, giving the protein MKRSVRPIFSVLFLAAAAFTLCFRILVTGGSGAGEFFYRTTGVELQKRLPVFNETLLKFASVDLAETSLRQNVEQLVGGNFRGLENGRQRSFLMSGKYRIDIRVRSAKGVPVNLRSPEIYRLWLDFRRYLQKWWRNHRFRADIMSDMANVVKILEGGGNGTVFEKGSKFKSCAVVGNSGILLKSNLGNVIDEHEFVIRLNNARTSGFERIVGTKTSLSFVNSNILHLCARKESCFCHPYGEKVPIMMYMCQMMHFLDYVVCNATHKAPLMITDPQFDVLCARIVKYYSVSRFVKETGKPLEDWAGSHDGSNFHYSSGMQAVMLALGICDQVSIFGFGKSDVAKHHYHTNQKKELHLHDYEAEYDLYRDLVERPEAVPFISDTFKFPPVVIHK